In Deinococcus psychrotolerans, a genomic segment contains:
- the proS gene encoding proline--tRNA ligase codes for MTQEKTQTQPKQAQQSADKKAQQYGVTPQSVDFNDWYNEVVKKADLADNSPVAGAMVMKPYGSALWERIVRWLDDEFKARDHESLVFPTLIPMSFIMKEADHVEGFAPELFTVNKIGTEVLAEPYVLRPTSETIIGHMWSGWLNSYRDLPFLHYQWGSVFRAELRTKAFLRTSEFYWHEGHTAHASAEEAQGEVRMILDLYHQFCRDILALPVVRGEKTASERFAGATSTYSIEGMMRDGKALQAGTSHYLGQKFSKAFGVKFQTRDQKEEFAYTTSWAISSRIIGALIMTHGDDKGLMMPPNIAPTQVIIIPVGRKDNFDEMVAEGEKLAAELRSQGVRVKVDKRDGVTNGFKYNEWELKGIPVRIELGPRDLEQGVVVVKDRTSDDKETLSREEAVSGITARLDAIQAFLLKRATDFMLDNTVTVDSYDEFKAAIEAGKWVRAFHSGDPESERQIKEDTKATARNIPLDDAEFFAEREEGVCVHTGKPAAYGKRVIFGRQY; via the coding sequence ATGACGCAGGAGAAGACCCAAACCCAGCCCAAACAAGCTCAGCAGAGCGCAGACAAAAAAGCCCAGCAATACGGCGTGACGCCCCAGAGCGTGGATTTCAACGATTGGTACAATGAAGTCGTCAAAAAAGCGGACCTTGCCGACAACAGCCCGGTGGCGGGCGCGATGGTGATGAAACCGTATGGCAGCGCCCTGTGGGAGCGGATCGTCAGGTGGCTGGACGACGAATTCAAAGCCCGCGACCACGAGTCGTTGGTGTTCCCCACGTTGATTCCGATGAGCTTCATCATGAAGGAAGCCGATCACGTGGAGGGATTTGCGCCAGAGCTGTTCACCGTCAACAAAATCGGCACCGAAGTGCTGGCCGAGCCTTATGTGCTGCGTCCCACGTCCGAAACCATCATCGGGCACATGTGGAGCGGCTGGCTCAACTCGTACCGAGATTTGCCGTTTCTCCATTACCAGTGGGGCAGCGTCTTCCGCGCCGAACTGCGCACCAAAGCTTTCCTGCGAACCAGCGAGTTTTACTGGCACGAAGGCCACACCGCCCACGCCAGCGCCGAGGAAGCCCAAGGTGAAGTGCGGATGATTCTGGACTTGTACCACCAATTTTGCCGCGACATTCTGGCCTTGCCGGTGGTGCGCGGCGAGAAGACCGCTTCCGAGCGCTTCGCGGGAGCCACCTCCACCTACAGCATCGAGGGCATGATGCGCGACGGCAAAGCCCTGCAAGCCGGAACCAGCCACTACCTCGGCCAGAAGTTCAGCAAGGCGTTCGGCGTCAAATTCCAGACCCGCGACCAAAAAGAAGAATTTGCCTACACGACCTCGTGGGCGATTTCCAGCCGGATTATTGGAGCGCTGATCATGACCCACGGCGACGACAAAGGGCTGATGATGCCGCCCAATATCGCGCCGACCCAGGTGATCATTATTCCGGTGGGCCGCAAAGACAACTTTGATGAAATGGTGGCCGAGGGCGAGAAACTGGCTGCCGAGCTGCGCTCTCAGGGCGTGCGCGTCAAGGTGGACAAGCGCGACGGCGTGACCAACGGCTTTAAGTACAACGAATGGGAACTCAAGGGCATTCCAGTACGCATCGAACTCGGCCCCCGCGACCTTGAGCAGGGCGTGGTGGTCGTCAAAGACCGCACCAGCGACGACAAAGAGACACTGAGCCGTGAGGAGGCAGTCAGCGGCATTACCGCCCGCTTAGATGCTATCCAAGCTTTCTTGCTCAAGCGGGCCACCGATTTCATGCTCGACAACACCGTGACGGTGGACAGTTACGACGAGTTCAAAGCCGCCATCGAAGCCGGAAAGTGGGTGCGGGCCTTCCACTCTGGCGACCCTGAGAGCGAGCGTCAGATCAAGGAAGACACCAAAGCGACCGCCCGCAACATCCCTTTAGACGACGCCGAATTTTTTGCGGAAAGGGAAGAGGGCGTCTGCGTGCATACCGGCAAGCCCGCCGCTTACGGCAAGCGGGTGATCTTCGGGCGGCAGTATTAG
- a CDS encoding DUF1345 domain-containing protein: MSAASMPPVRVNAPMRLFFSFGLGAAAWALCAFVPYPATWQTLPWELRALVGWLVSAGTYLISSWRLIYSVNGDWIRQVAQQEDNGKRASGLIAVATSIISLAGVMFALSKAGSLKNQPLQAELLIGAGLLSVALSWLVIQTVYLFRYAHLYYETPEGGVQFPGTPEPDYLDFAYLSFTIGMTYQVSDTDLDQRPMRRLLTGHSLISYVYGVVIIALAISAVSSVLS, from the coding sequence ATGTCTGCCGCCTCTATGCCTCCAGTGCGCGTCAATGCCCCTATGCGGCTTTTCTTTTCGTTCGGCCTCGGGGCGGCGGCTTGGGCGCTGTGCGCTTTTGTGCCGTATCCGGCCACCTGGCAAACTCTTCCCTGGGAGCTGCGGGCCTTGGTGGGCTGGCTGGTGTCTGCTGGCACTTACCTGATCTCCTCTTGGCGGCTGATCTACTCGGTCAACGGCGACTGGATTCGGCAGGTCGCCCAGCAAGAAGACAACGGCAAGCGGGCCTCCGGACTCATCGCGGTGGCCACTTCCATCATCAGTTTGGCGGGCGTGATGTTCGCGCTGTCCAAAGCGGGCAGCCTCAAAAACCAGCCGCTGCAAGCCGAGCTGCTGATCGGCGCGGGGCTGCTGAGCGTGGCGCTGTCGTGGCTGGTCATTCAAACGGTGTATCTGTTCCGCTACGCCCACCTCTATTACGAAACGCCCGAAGGCGGCGTGCAGTTTCCCGGCACCCCCGAGCCCGATTATCTCGACTTTGCTTACCTGTCGTTTACCATCGGCATGACGTATCAGGTGTCCGACACTGACCTCGATCAGCGCCCGATGCGGCGGCTGCTGACCGGCCACTCGCTGATTTCTTACGTCTACGGCGTGGTGATTATCGCTCTGGCCATCAGCGCGGTCAGCAGCGTGCTGTCTTAA
- a CDS encoding NADAR family protein → MPPTVYFYKTAHAFSNFHPSRFESGGMVYRWAEQYLMARKAALFGDQVRPALILAAHTPAECKALGRQVTPYDNAVWERERSAIAVEMLQLKFGQNQKLLAELAATGDAELVEASPTDRIWGIGFAEAEAEFHRAEWGQNLLGKALMAVRKEFQTNA, encoded by the coding sequence ATGCCGCCGACTGTTTATTTTTATAAAACCGCCCACGCCTTTTCCAACTTCCATCCGAGTAGGTTTGAGAGTGGCGGCATGGTGTACCGCTGGGCCGAGCAATACCTGATGGCCCGCAAAGCGGCTCTGTTTGGCGACCAAGTACGCCCCGCGCTCATTCTGGCCGCCCACACACCCGCCGAATGCAAAGCGCTGGGCAGGCAGGTCACGCCTTACGACAACGCCGTTTGGGAGAGGGAACGCTCTGCGATTGCCGTGGAGATGCTGCAGCTCAAGTTTGGACAGAATCAAAAACTTTTGGCCGAACTGGCGGCAACAGGTGACGCCGAGCTGGTAGAGGCCTCGCCCACTGACCGGATTTGGGGTATCGGTTTTGCCGAAGCCGAGGCTGAATTTCACCGCGCCGAGTGGGGCCAGAATCTGCTCGGCAAGGCTTTGATGGCCGTGCGAAAGGAATTTCAAACCAATGCTTGA
- a CDS encoding 2-phosphoglycerate kinase, which yields MPSVTRELQIGSPGRQWPFSRGLVAESLLNAGATPDEAAAVARRVEAELRASRRGAVSAVQLKALTVEVTRDVGGRAMAAAVEQQTAAYEDLMVIAKKGELPFSRGVLARSLEDTGLLGREAYAVASRIDIQLRQQGVKALSVAEIDDLTERTLQEMYGEQLKLTYRFLRQNRGKLGVMGSSGDAPEPFSKGILSQSLLAAGVPPDSARKVARVTQRQLRGAEDRLVERRIIRERVEQLLEAEVGPDVAARYRLLQVIRHPPRPLVILLGGVSGTGKSYLAAEIAYRLGIARVISTDSIREVMRSMVSPALLPTLHASTFTAWQALSDPNEVTPEHPSTEVLLLGFREQVQQVSVGLDAVVRRSIEEGMSVVMEGVHLVPGYLSARHGAIVIPMLITLPDQSEHRRHFESRDKQTTQSRPLHRYMRYFEEIRAMQDDLEQLARRLDVPILDSLSLDESADQAVDVVMRRILTELTPEERVRLLGNEELSLEQTDLTKVGEEMQR from the coding sequence ATGCCTTCAGTGACAAGGGAACTTCAGATTGGCAGCCCGGGGCGGCAGTGGCCGTTTAGTCGCGGTTTGGTGGCCGAATCGCTGCTGAACGCGGGCGCGACGCCGGACGAAGCCGCAGCGGTGGCGCGGCGGGTCGAAGCCGAGCTGCGGGCCAGTCGGCGCGGCGCTGTTTCGGCGGTTCAGCTCAAAGCCTTAACGGTGGAGGTGACCCGCGACGTGGGCGGCAGAGCGATGGCGGCGGCGGTTGAGCAGCAGACCGCCGCTTACGAAGACCTGATGGTCATTGCCAAAAAAGGTGAATTGCCTTTTTCGCGTGGGGTGCTGGCCCGCAGCTTGGAAGACACCGGCCTGCTGGGCAGAGAAGCCTACGCGGTGGCCAGCCGCATCGACATCCAGTTGCGCCAGCAGGGCGTCAAAGCGCTGAGCGTGGCCGAGATCGATGACCTGACCGAGCGCACTTTGCAAGAAATGTACGGCGAGCAGCTCAAGCTGACCTACCGTTTCCTGCGCCAAAACCGGGGCAAGTTGGGCGTGATGGGCAGCAGCGGCGACGCACCCGAGCCGTTTTCAAAAGGGATTCTCAGTCAGTCACTGCTGGCCGCTGGTGTGCCGCCCGACTCGGCCCGCAAGGTCGCCCGCGTTACCCAGCGCCAACTGCGCGGCGCGGAAGACCGCTTGGTCGAGCGGCGGATCATTCGGGAGCGGGTCGAGCAACTTCTGGAAGCTGAGGTGGGGCCGGATGTGGCGGCCCGTTACCGCCTGCTGCAAGTTATTCGCCACCCGCCGCGCCCGCTGGTGATTTTGCTCGGCGGCGTCAGCGGCACCGGCAAGAGTTATCTGGCCGCCGAAATCGCTTACCGGCTGGGCATTGCCCGCGTCATCAGCACCGACAGCATCCGCGAGGTGATGCGCTCGATGGTTTCGCCCGCGCTGTTGCCCACCCTGCACGCGTCCACCTTCACGGCTTGGCAAGCGCTGAGCGATCCCAACGAGGTCACGCCGGAGCATCCCAGCACCGAAGTGCTGCTGCTGGGCTTCCGCGAGCAAGTTCAGCAGGTCAGCGTGGGGCTCGACGCGGTGGTGCGCCGCAGCATCGAGGAAGGCATGAGCGTGGTGATGGAAGGGGTACATCTGGTGCCGGGGTACTTGAGTGCGCGTCACGGAGCCATCGTCATTCCGATGCTGATCACCCTGCCCGACCAAAGCGAACACCGCCGCCACTTCGAGTCGCGGGACAAGCAGACCACCCAGAGCCGCCCGCTGCACCGCTACATGCGTTACTTTGAAGAAATCCGGGCCATGCAGGACGACCTTGAGCAGTTGGCGCGGCGGCTGGACGTGCCGATTCTGGACAGCTTGTCGCTCGACGAATCTGCCGATCAAGCTGTGGACGTGGTGATGCGCCGGATCCTGACCGAGCTGACGCCCGAAGAGCGGGTCAGGCTCTTGGGCAACGAGGAACTGAGCTTGGAGCAAACCGACTTGACCAAAGTGGGCGAGGAAATGCAGCGGTAG
- a CDS encoding TrkH family potassium uptake protein, with protein MSWKITLTRPNWLRARSQQPKRRRGQLSPAQLIALTYAGGIVLGTLLLSLPGVYQAGEHLSLVQRLFTATSAICVTGLVVADTAGTFSIFGQVILLLLIQVGGVGIITFGTLFAFLRGRRINFSERMQLAQQVQALDVGGVLTLIRAIFTYTLVAELIGTLLLWTRFGPEQGTWPGLYSAFFHSVSAYNSAGFVLGDFSRYAADPLISLTVTALIVLGGLGFLVQLNVLSNIHRPRQNRLLTYTKLTLTVTGLLLVLGTLLIALTEWHNPKTLEPLPLSGKLLASLFQSATPRSAGFSTLHIASMQPASILVIMILMLIGASPGSTGGGIKTTTLAVLVGSAWNMVRGRGELVVFGRRIEPDIVVRAGTVTTLYAGLLLSALFVLMATNGHISFELLLFEAISAAATVGLSLDVTHQINTAGLLLLTALMYLGRIGPLTFAVAFNLRGNTAIKYPAERDIPIG; from the coding sequence ATGTCTTGGAAGATCACATTGACGCGGCCCAACTGGCTGCGTGCCCGCTCTCAGCAGCCCAAACGGCGGCGTGGTCAGTTGAGCCCGGCGCAGTTGATCGCCCTGACCTATGCGGGCGGCATTGTGCTGGGCACCTTGCTGCTGAGCTTGCCGGGGGTTTATCAAGCCGGTGAGCACCTCAGCCTCGTTCAGCGGCTGTTTACCGCCACCAGCGCCATCTGCGTCACCGGCTTGGTGGTGGCCGACACCGCCGGCACCTTCAGCATCTTCGGGCAAGTTATTTTGCTGCTGCTGATTCAGGTGGGCGGCGTGGGCATCATCACTTTCGGCACCCTGTTCGCTTTTCTGCGCGGGCGGCGCATCAATTTCTCCGAACGAATGCAGCTGGCTCAGCAGGTGCAGGCGCTGGACGTCGGCGGGGTGCTGACACTCATCCGGGCAATCTTTACCTACACCCTGGTGGCCGAGCTGATCGGTACGCTGCTGCTGTGGACCCGTTTCGGGCCGGAGCAGGGCACCTGGCCGGGGCTGTATTCGGCTTTCTTTCACTCGGTCAGCGCTTACAACAGCGCCGGATTCGTGCTGGGCGATTTCAGCCGCTACGCCGCCGATCCGCTCATCAGCCTGACCGTCACGGCGCTGATCGTGCTGGGCGGGCTGGGCTTTTTGGTACAGCTCAACGTGTTGTCGAACATACACCGGCCCCGCCAGAACCGCCTGCTGACCTACACCAAGCTGACCCTGACCGTCACCGGCCTGCTGCTGGTGCTGGGCACGCTGCTGATCGCGCTGACCGAGTGGCACAATCCCAAAACCCTGGAGCCGCTGCCACTAAGCGGCAAACTGCTGGCCAGCTTATTTCAGAGCGCCACCCCGCGCTCCGCCGGTTTTTCGACGCTGCACATCGCCTCGATGCAGCCGGCCAGCATTCTGGTCATCATGATCTTGATGCTGATCGGGGCGAGTCCCGGCTCGACTGGCGGCGGCATCAAAACCACCACGCTGGCGGTGCTGGTCGGCTCGGCCTGGAACATGGTGCGCGGGCGCGGTGAGCTGGTGGTCTTCGGGCGGCGCATCGAACCCGACATCGTGGTGCGGGCCGGAACTGTCACCACCCTCTATGCCGGCTTGCTGCTCAGCGCCCTGTTCGTGCTGATGGCCACCAACGGGCACATCAGCTTTGAACTGCTGCTGTTCGAGGCGATCTCAGCGGCGGCCACCGTCGGCCTGAGCCTCGACGTGACCCACCAGATCAACACCGCCGGGCTGCTGCTGCTCACGGCGCTGATGTACCTGGGCCGCATCGGGCCGCTGACCTTTGCGGTGGCCTTCAATCTGCGCGGCAACACCGCCATCAAGTACCCCGCCGAGCGCGATATTCCAATCGGCTGA
- a CDS encoding methyltransferase domain-containing protein has translation MPRPASSHSKTRSDSRSRDARPPRKKTRRPTGPTGPAAEYEIEALDGLEAVAREELGAVPGARDIREGRFWFPGDPTRLTRLKASVAVYRVKTFDVPRPKALLGHQQLGDLAAFLRPVIEYGKHQSFRLSAAGRESSTMRRLAEELEISLGIPHHPEEGELLIRLRPTENPNKIPEEKPPEPRFAEPEPQQDGRGRGGRGRDSRPPHRFQRAETWREEKNETFDEGDEGMEPEAPPEPRFEEGWDVLARLTPRPLSARAWRVCNMAGGLNATIAYAVFKLAGVREQDRVFNPMSGSGTLLIERDLMGPSTALVGVDINADAVRCAQQNIEAAGRTIEVARVDALETGLPPRSFDLIVADLPWGDAITVRGGNEALYLAFLKEMHRLCSRQGRMVVLTHELKLFERLMAEQDRWHVHELFQVYSGGHHPKAYLLSRK, from the coding sequence ATGCCGCGCCCAGCTTCCAGCCACTCCAAAACCCGCTCTGATTCCCGTTCGAGAGACGCCCGCCCGCCGAGGAAAAAGACCCGCCGCCCAACTGGCCCCACCGGCCCCGCCGCCGAGTACGAAATTGAGGCGCTGGACGGCTTGGAGGCAGTGGCGCGTGAAGAACTGGGCGCGGTGCCGGGAGCGCGGGATATCAGAGAAGGCCGCTTTTGGTTTCCCGGCGATCCGACCCGCCTGACCCGCCTCAAGGCCAGCGTGGCGGTCTACCGCGTCAAAACTTTTGATGTGCCGCGCCCCAAAGCGCTCCTCGGCCACCAGCAACTCGGTGATCTGGCGGCGTTTTTGCGCCCGGTGATCGAGTACGGGAAGCACCAGAGCTTCCGGCTCAGCGCGGCGGGCCGCGAGTCGAGCACCATGCGCCGCTTGGCCGAGGAACTCGAGATTTCGCTGGGCATTCCGCACCACCCTGAAGAGGGTGAGCTGCTGATTCGCCTGCGTCCCACTGAGAATCCCAACAAAATCCCCGAAGAAAAGCCGCCGGAACCCCGCTTTGCCGAGCCTGAACCTCAGCAAGACGGGCGGGGGAGGGGTGGTCGGGGACGCGATAGCCGGCCTCCTCACCGCTTCCAGCGGGCTGAGACTTGGCGCGAAGAAAAGAACGAGACATTTGATGAGGGTGACGAGGGCATGGAGCCAGAAGCCCCGCCTGAACCCCGTTTTGAAGAAGGTTGGGACGTGCTGGCCCGCCTGACCCCGCGTCCGCTGTCGGCCCGCGCTTGGCGGGTGTGCAACATGGCCGGCGGGCTGAACGCCACCATCGCCTACGCCGTGTTCAAGCTGGCGGGCGTACGCGAACAAGACCGGGTGTTTAACCCGATGAGCGGCAGCGGCACTCTGCTGATCGAGCGCGATTTGATGGGACCGAGTACGGCGCTGGTCGGCGTGGACATCAACGCGGATGCCGTGCGCTGTGCCCAGCAGAACATTGAGGCGGCAGGCCGAACCATTGAGGTCGCGCGGGTGGACGCGCTTGAGACGGGCCTGCCGCCCCGTAGTTTCGATCTGATCGTGGCCGATCTGCCGTGGGGCGACGCTATCACCGTGCGGGGCGGCAATGAAGCGCTGTATCTGGCCTTCCTCAAGGAGATGCACCGCCTCTGCTCGCGCCAGGGCCGGATGGTGGTGCTGACCCATGAACTCAAGCTGTTCGAGCGCCTCATGGCCGAGCAAGACCGCTGGCACGTCCACGAGCTGTTTCAGGTTTACAGCGGCGGGCATCATCCCAAGGCCTATTTGCTGAGCCGGAAGTAA
- a CDS encoding TrkH family potassium uptake protein → MRRSPFSPSSRLRLNFFSFSKFTPPQLIALTFAVTIVVGALLLYSPLAHQSGHSLSLVQSFFMATSALCVTGLAVVDVGSTFNLFGQLVMLTLIQIGGLGIITFGTLFAFLLGRRINFSERVRLAQQVSAFDTGGVVRLIRQIFIFTLSAEALGTLLLALRFVPKEGWGKGLYFSLFHAVSAYNNAGFSLYPDNLMGFAGDPLINLVIGGLIILGGMGFIVQINILGHWRSPRRERILVHSKIVLSVMAALLAVGMLSFLLFDWNNPRTLGPLPFGEKLLVSFFQGVTPRTAGFNTVDYSLISQPSLFITIILMFIGANPGSTGGGIKTSTFFVMMMAAISLVRGRSDLAVFGRRVDRATIVRAMTVGLLSMGLVNTGFLLLLIANKDNNLSFERLFFETVSAFGTAGLSMNATTLLNANQEIIVSVLMYLGRIGPLTFAVAFGNRVKSEPVKYPPERDILIG, encoded by the coding sequence ATGCGACGCTCACCGTTTAGCCCATCCAGCCGACTGCGCCTCAACTTCTTCAGCTTCAGCAAATTCACCCCGCCGCAACTGATCGCGCTCACCTTTGCCGTGACCATCGTGGTGGGAGCGCTGCTGCTGTATTCGCCGCTGGCCCACCAGAGCGGCCACAGCCTGAGCTTGGTGCAGTCGTTTTTTATGGCCACCAGTGCGCTGTGCGTCACCGGACTGGCGGTGGTCGATGTGGGCAGCACCTTCAACTTGTTTGGCCAGTTGGTGATGCTGACGCTGATCCAAATCGGCGGACTGGGCATCATCACCTTCGGCACCCTGTTCGCTTTTTTGCTGGGGCGGCGCATCAATTTCTCCGAGCGTGTCCGGCTGGCCCAGCAGGTTTCGGCCTTCGACACAGGTGGGGTGGTGCGCCTGATTCGCCAGATTTTTATCTTTACCCTCAGCGCCGAAGCGCTCGGCACGCTGCTGCTGGCTCTGCGCTTCGTGCCCAAAGAAGGCTGGGGCAAGGGGCTGTACTTCTCGCTGTTTCACGCGGTCAGCGCGTACAACAACGCCGGATTCAGCCTTTATCCCGATAACCTGATGGGCTTTGCCGGCGATCCGCTCATCAATTTGGTGATCGGCGGGCTGATTATTCTGGGCGGGATGGGCTTTATCGTGCAGATCAATATTCTCGGCCACTGGCGTAGTCCCCGCCGCGAGCGCATTTTGGTTCACAGCAAAATCGTGCTGAGCGTGATGGCGGCGCTGCTGGCCGTCGGGATGCTGAGCTTTTTGTTGTTCGACTGGAACAATCCGCGCACGCTGGGGCCGCTGCCCTTTGGCGAGAAACTGCTGGTCAGCTTTTTTCAGGGCGTCACGCCGCGCACCGCCGGTTTCAACACGGTGGATTACAGCTTGATCAGCCAGCCGAGTTTATTTATCACCATCATCTTGATGTTTATTGGAGCCAATCCGGGATCGACGGGCGGCGGTATCAAGACCAGCACCTTTTTCGTGATGATGATGGCCGCCATCAGTTTGGTGCGCGGGCGCAGCGATCTGGCGGTGTTTGGGCGGCGGGTCGACCGCGCCACCATCGTGCGGGCCATGACGGTGGGGCTGCTGAGCATGGGCCTGGTAAATACCGGGTTTTTGCTGCTGCTGATTGCCAACAAAGACAACAACTTGTCGTTTGAACGCCTGTTTTTTGAAACTGTCAGCGCGTTCGGCACGGCGGGCCTGAGCATGAACGCCACCACCCTGCTCAACGCCAATCAGGAAATAATCGTGTCGGTGCTGATGTATTTGGGCCGCATCGGGCCGCTGACCTTTGCCGTGGCGTTCGGCAACCGCGTCAAAAGCGAGCCGGTCAAGTACCCGCCGGAGCGCGACATTCTGATCGGCTGA
- a CDS encoding potassium channel family protein, translating to MKAKQCLVIGLGRFGTAVATTLYEMGHEVVAVDQKEENVERVLNLVTHAAILDATEERALRSIGVADFDVVIVGIGTDVQANILATMNAKSLGAKYVVCKAIDEMARRVLERVGADLVIRPEHDMGVRLARQIATPNIVDTLDLGGDYAIVDIEANERLRGTLKDLNLSNRFGVQVIAINRSGRIEITPRAEEELRPHDKLVLIGTSHSIDELRRFLGS from the coding sequence ATGAAAGCCAAACAATGCCTCGTCATCGGTCTGGGCCGCTTCGGCACGGCGGTGGCCACCACGCTCTACGAGATGGGCCACGAGGTCGTCGCGGTAGACCAGAAGGAAGAAAACGTCGAGCGGGTGCTGAATTTGGTGACGCACGCCGCCATTTTGGACGCCACCGAAGAGCGGGCGCTGCGCTCGATTGGCGTGGCGGACTTCGACGTGGTGATCGTGGGCATCGGCACCGACGTGCAGGCCAACATCTTGGCCACCATGAACGCCAAGAGCCTCGGGGCCAAGTACGTGGTCTGCAAAGCCATCGACGAAATGGCGCGGCGGGTGCTGGAGCGGGTCGGCGCGGACCTCGTGATTCGGCCCGAGCACGACATGGGCGTGCGGCTGGCCCGCCAGATCGCCACGCCCAACATTGTGGACACCCTCGATCTGGGCGGCGACTACGCCATCGTGGACATTGAGGCTAATGAGCGGCTGCGCGGCACCCTCAAAGACCTCAATCTCAGCAACAGGTTCGGCGTGCAGGTGATTGCCATCAACCGAAGCGGGCGCATCGAAATCACCCCCCGCGCCGAGGAGGAGCTGCGCCCCCACGACAAACTCGTACTGATCGGCACCAGCCACTCGATCGACGAGCTGCGGCGGTTTTTGGGAAGCTGA
- a CDS encoding DUF2171 domain-containing protein: MTNNDMSQVDNALDQELRDSITEHLQVKDANGEHVGTVDHLDGDRIKLTRTDSSDGQHHYINLSDVKSADQVAVYLEKAKADLKMQTE; encoded by the coding sequence ATGACCAACAACGACATGAGCCAAGTGGACAACGCCCTAGACCAAGAACTGCGCGACTCCATCACCGAGCACTTGCAAGTCAAGGACGCCAACGGCGAGCACGTCGGCACGGTGGATCACCTCGACGGCGACCGCATCAAGTTGACCCGCACCGATAGCAGTGACGGCCAGCACCACTACATCAACCTCAGCGACGTCAAGAGCGCCGATCAAGTGGCCGTGTACTTGGAAAAAGCCAAAGCCGACTTGAAAATGCAGACTGAGTAA
- a CDS encoding nucleotidyltransferase domain-containing protein: MLDLAHTLAARLGQLSGVEAVTLGGSRARGNTPPDSDWDLGLYYRKEQPFDLAALNALCRELDDAGTAEATPIGGWGPWVDGGAWLTVGGQRVDFIYRELGRLERSVQDALAGHIKLHAQPGHPHGIHSHHYAAELAAGQLLFDSASRLAALKDELDGYPPALKATLIAHYDWQPDFWLYGAAKGLKRGDTHYAQGCAYQAVMALAQTLCARSETWITNEKGAVALAAGVAGAPLHFAERIGAALSPLDPSALQQLIQETNCPVSRWP, from the coding sequence ATGCTTGACCTGGCCCACACCCTCGCTGCCCGCCTCGGTCAGCTTTCCGGCGTGGAGGCCGTGACGCTCGGCGGCTCACGGGCACGCGGCAACACTCCACCGGATTCGGACTGGGATCTGGGGCTGTATTACCGCAAAGAACAGCCCTTTGACTTGGCCGCACTCAATGCCCTGTGTCGCGAACTCGACGACGCTGGAACCGCCGAGGCCACTCCGATTGGCGGCTGGGGGCCGTGGGTAGACGGCGGCGCGTGGCTGACGGTGGGCGGGCAACGGGTAGATTTCATCTACCGCGAACTGGGCCGACTTGAGCGAAGTGTGCAAGACGCGCTGGCAGGCCACATCAAGCTGCACGCCCAGCCCGGCCACCCGCACGGCATCCACAGCCACCATTACGCGGCGGAATTGGCGGCGGGCCAGCTTCTGTTTGATTCGGCCAGCCGCCTTGCGGCCCTCAAAGACGAGCTGGACGGTTATCCTCCGGCGCTCAAAGCCACGCTGATTGCCCACTACGACTGGCAACCGGATTTCTGGCTTTACGGTGCGGCCAAAGGACTGAAGCGCGGCGACACCCACTACGCTCAGGGCTGCGCCTATCAGGCGGTGATGGCGCTGGCCCAAACGCTTTGTGCGCGGAGCGAGACGTGGATCACCAACGAGAAGGGCGCGGTGGCTTTGGCAGCGGGCGTAGCAGGTGCGCCGCTCCACTTTGCCGAGCGAATCGGCGCGGCCCTCTCACCGCTCGACCCGAGCGCCCTCCAGCAGCTCATCCAAGAAACGAATTGCCCTGTCTCAAGGTGGCCTTGA
- a CDS encoding TetR/AcrR family transcriptional regulator yields MFSQSSRPARARSPEEKLVRRGDILRAAERLWTTTPYADLSMNEVAREVQLAKGTLYLYFSTKEDLFLALLAQHYQAWFSDLNALLDERQPKQPDEVADVIAQSLSSHEALRRLQLLLGSVLERSEQAIVFHQKVVALMQETAPRLPYPHDLAMRVLVHTEALSVGWQHLVEEIPARRNLMLNPDLKPLMVNFEEELKVSLRALLNYLQP; encoded by the coding sequence ATGTTCAGTCAATCTTCCCGCCCAGCCCGCGCCCGCAGCCCCGAAGAAAAACTCGTTCGCAGAGGCGACATTCTTCGCGCCGCCGAACGACTCTGGACCACGACGCCCTACGCCGATCTGAGCATGAACGAAGTGGCCCGCGAAGTGCAGCTCGCCAAAGGAACGCTCTACCTTTATTTTTCCACCAAAGAAGATTTGTTCTTGGCGCTGCTCGCCCAGCATTACCAAGCCTGGTTTAGCGACCTCAATGCCCTGCTCGACGAGCGCCAGCCCAAGCAGCCCGACGAAGTCGCCGACGTGATCGCCCAGAGTTTAAGCAGTCACGAAGCGCTGCGCCGCCTTCAGCTTCTGCTCGGCAGCGTGCTTGAGCGCAGCGAACAGGCGATTGTCTTTCACCAAAAAGTGGTGGCCCTGATGCAGGAGACTGCTCCGAGGCTGCCTTACCCCCACGACCTGGCGATGCGCGTTTTGGTTCACACCGAAGCGCTGTCGGTCGGCTGGCAACACCTGGTCGAAGAAATTCCGGCGCGGCGCAACTTGATGCTCAACCCCGATCTCAAGCCCTTAATGGTCAATTTTGAAGAGGAACTGAAAGTGTCGCTCAGGGCGCTGCTGAACTATTTGCAACCTTAG